The following proteins are encoded in a genomic region of Chlamydiales bacterium:
- a CDS encoding ABC transporter permease: protein MTAESVWILVTKPPSWALIRDQLYSIGVLSLPVVAITGFSTGLVLAAQSFYQLSDKGLAGATGVMVGKAMMTELGPVLTAFMVTGRVGSAMCAEIGTMHVTEQIDALRSMAVNPIQCLVTPRVVAGTFMLPLLTLFSTLTGMLGGYLISTYYFDMAPVTYFGGMQIYITRFDFLSGFIKSFLFGIFISTICCYKGMNTKGGAAGVGESTTNSVVVCYSCILIFNFLLTVGLNTIRIWFYKWS, encoded by the coding sequence ATGACGGCGGAATCCGTGTGGATTCTAGTTACTAAACCCCCTTCTTGGGCGCTGATTCGTGATCAGCTCTATAGTATCGGTGTTCTATCACTACCTGTTGTTGCTATCACTGGTTTTTCAACAGGTCTTGTTCTTGCTGCACAATCTTTTTACCAGCTCTCAGACAAGGGACTTGCAGGTGCAACCGGAGTCATGGTTGGAAAAGCTATGATGACAGAGCTGGGCCCTGTACTCACAGCTTTCATGGTCACTGGAAGAGTTGGATCTGCTATGTGTGCAGAAATTGGAACTATGCATGTAACAGAACAAATCGATGCTCTTCGCTCAATGGCTGTAAACCCCATTCAATGCTTAGTAACGCCGCGAGTTGTAGCAGGCACTTTTATGCTACCACTACTCACCCTTTTTAGCACGCTAACAGGTATGCTTGGGGGTTATCTTATCTCTACCTACTATTTTGATATGGCACCTGTCACTTATTTTGGTGGCATGCAAATCTACATTACTCGATTTGATTTTTTAAGCGGCTTTATCAAATCCTTTTTATTTGGTATATTCATCAGCACCATTTGTTGTTATAAAGGAATGAATACCAAAGGAGGCGCTGCAGGCGTTGGAGAATCAACAACTAATAGCGTTGTTGTCTGTTATTCTTGCATTTTGATTTTCAATTTTTTACTTACCGTTGGCTTAAACACTATTCGCATCTGGTTTTACAAATGGTCATGA
- a CDS encoding ATP-binding protein has protein sequence MFVRNISQKALELSKQYPVLALLGPRQSGKTTLAKHLFSNYAYVSLEDLDSREFAQSDPRQFLSQYKAGVIIDEVQHVPGLLSYIQTIVDENQQSGAFILTGSQNFLVHQAISQTLAGRVAILTLLPLSINELSCAGKLTNSADELIFTGFYPRIYARGMAPADWYANYVLTYVEKDVRQIKNITDLMVFQKFLKLCAGRIGQLVNFVSLGNDCGIDQRTARSWLSLLEMSYILFLLPPYFENFNKRLVKSAKIYFYDTGLACTLLGIQSASQVASHYLKGGLFESMVIADLMKQKWNLGQIPHMYFWRDQQDNEVDCLFENNGRMTPLEIKSGQTIAPDYFKGISFWNKITLEPSNGIVVYGGEQNQKRETAHVMGWKAFSTLLK, from the coding sequence ATGTTTGTCCGAAATATAAGCCAAAAAGCCTTAGAGCTTTCTAAACAATATCCCGTTTTGGCACTGCTTGGACCAAGACAATCAGGTAAAACCACGCTTGCAAAACATTTGTTTTCTAATTATGCATACGTTTCTCTAGAAGATTTAGACAGTAGAGAGTTCGCACAGAGTGATCCCAGACAATTTTTGAGCCAGTATAAGGCAGGCGTTATCATCGATGAAGTTCAGCATGTGCCAGGACTTCTCTCTTACATTCAAACAATTGTTGATGAAAATCAGCAATCTGGCGCCTTTATTCTGACAGGATCTCAGAATTTTCTTGTCCATCAAGCAATTTCTCAAACGCTAGCAGGAAGAGTTGCTATTTTGACTCTTCTGCCACTTTCTATCAATGAACTTAGTTGTGCTGGAAAGCTGACTAATAGCGCGGATGAATTAATTTTTACTGGGTTTTATCCAAGAATTTATGCAAGAGGAATGGCACCTGCAGATTGGTATGCCAATTATGTTCTTACCTATGTAGAAAAAGATGTGCGACAGATTAAAAATATTACTGACTTAATGGTATTCCAAAAATTTTTAAAGCTCTGTGCTGGAAGAATAGGACAGCTCGTTAACTTTGTATCGTTAGGTAATGACTGTGGGATTGACCAACGTACGGCCAGATCGTGGTTATCTCTTCTTGAAATGAGTTACATCCTTTTCCTATTGCCCCCCTATTTTGAGAATTTTAATAAACGCCTAGTAAAATCTGCAAAAATTTACTTCTATGACACCGGTCTTGCTTGTACTCTTTTAGGAATTCAATCAGCAAGTCAAGTAGCTTCACACTACCTGAAAGGTGGCCTCTTTGAGTCAATGGTTATTGCTGATTTGATGAAGCAAAAATGGAATTTAGGACAGATCCCCCACATGTATTTTTGGAGAGATCAACAAGATAATGAAGTAGATTGTCTTTTTGAAAACAATGGACGCATGACCCCTCTTGAAATCAAGTCAGGACAGACAATTGCCCCCGACTATTTTAAAGGAATTTCTTTTTGGAACAAAATAACACTAGAACCCTCCAACGGAATCGTTGTCTACGGCGGAGAACAAAACCAAAAAAGAGAGACAGCTCATGTCATGGGATGGAAAGCATTTTCCACACTATTAAAATAA
- the floA gene encoding flotillin-like protein FloA (flotillin-like protein involved in membrane lipid rafts), which yields MEYYFLMIVVAIIAIIILTIIGKYIAFWFQSFVSGAPIALFNIIGMSLRKIPPRLIVNARINSFKAGIKDITVADLETHFLAGGRVENVVRAMIAADKANIKLTWRQATAIDLAGRDILDAVRTSVNPKVIDCPEEKQGKFVTAVAKDGVQLLCKARVTVRTNIQQLVGGATEETIIARVGEGIVNSIGSAETHLDVLESPQRISKLVLEKGLDAQTAFEILSIDIVEINIGENIGARLRADRAESDKRIAQAKAEERRAMAVAMEQENKAKLVEAEALIPTAIADAFRSGNLGVMDYTRIKNMQADTHMRNSIAKGDG from the coding sequence GTGGAGTATTATTTTCTCATGATAGTTGTTGCAATCATCGCTATCATCATCCTTACTATTATCGGAAAATACATTGCATTTTGGTTTCAGTCGTTTGTGTCGGGAGCGCCCATTGCACTTTTTAATATCATTGGAATGAGTCTTAGAAAAATCCCTCCAAGACTTATTGTTAATGCGCGTATTAATTCATTCAAAGCAGGAATAAAAGATATTACTGTTGCTGACTTGGAAACGCACTTTTTGGCGGGAGGAAGAGTAGAAAATGTTGTAAGGGCTATGATTGCTGCAGATAAAGCAAATATTAAACTTACATGGCGCCAGGCAACGGCAATAGATCTTGCAGGAAGGGACATCTTAGATGCTGTAAGAACATCTGTAAACCCAAAAGTGATCGACTGTCCAGAGGAAAAGCAGGGGAAATTTGTTACGGCTGTTGCAAAAGATGGGGTGCAGCTGCTTTGCAAGGCAAGAGTTACCGTGCGCACCAACATACAGCAGTTAGTGGGCGGTGCAACAGAGGAGACAATCATTGCAAGGGTTGGAGAGGGTATTGTAAATTCTATTGGATCTGCAGAGACGCACCTAGATGTTTTGGAATCGCCGCAGCGTATTTCTAAACTCGTACTTGAAAAAGGGTTAGATGCACAAACAGCTTTTGAAATCCTTTCCATCGATATTGTAGAGATTAATATTGGTGAAAACATTGGTGCAAGGCTCAGGGCTGATCGCGCAGAGTCTGATAAACGCATCGCCCAGGCAAAAGCTGAGGAAAGACGAGCTATGGCTGTTGCTATGGAGCAAGAAAATAAAGCAAAGCTTGTTGAAGCAGAAGCCCTTATTCCAACAGCTATTGCAGATGCATTTCGAAGTGGTAATTTGGGTGTCATGGACTATACACGTATTAAAAACATGCAGGCAGATACGCATATGCGAAATTCTATTGCTAAAGGTGATGGATGA
- a CDS encoding NfeD family protein, with amino-acid sequence MNSQVLSSVVALIGIFLIYVEFYLPGAVLGILGACLMLFSVVYFAINNTFVETLFFFLGSCILLGLVVKLAIARIRKSKEGVGIYLGKDQAGYSASGFSKDAIGKIATTLSDLKPAGHILVDGKKWQALSVSGYIESGKKVKVIGGEGSHLVVQSQNSG; translated from the coding sequence ATGAATTCGCAAGTGCTTTCTTCGGTTGTTGCATTGATTGGCATTTTTTTAATTTATGTAGAATTTTATTTGCCAGGGGCGGTTTTGGGAATATTGGGCGCTTGCCTCATGCTGTTTTCTGTGGTCTACTTTGCTATCAACAATACATTTGTAGAAACGCTCTTTTTCTTTTTGGGCTCTTGTATCCTACTTGGATTGGTTGTGAAATTGGCAATTGCGCGCATTCGAAAGTCAAAAGAGGGTGTAGGCATCTATCTTGGTAAAGATCAAGCGGGGTATAGTGCAAGTGGTTTTTCAAAAGATGCAATTGGAAAAATAGCTACGACTCTTTCTGACTTAAAGCCAGCAGGACATATTTTGGTAGATGGAAAAAAGTGGCAAGCGCTCTCTGTTTCTGGTTATATTGAATCAGGAAAGAAAGTAAAAGTAATTGGAGGAGAGGGCTCTCACCTCGTCGTTCAAAGTCAAAACTCAGGTTAA
- the hemL gene encoding glutamate-1-semialdehyde 2,1-aminomutase, with amino-acid sequence MPELTRDLSKKNYSRLCSLIPGGVNSPVRAFHGLGIPPMVVASGKGDTIVDVDGNAFIDYCGSWGALILGHAHPEVISKSYEKMQLGTSFGITTKVEADLAEKIIQRVPSVEKIRFVSSGTEATMSAARLARGYTGRSIVIKFSGHYHGHNDSFLVKAGSGLFKNKLASSSLGIPEDVIQNTVCLPFNDKEALKTCFQEERIQKNLAAVIVEPIAGNMGVVPGDESFFSLLREETKKIGALLVFDEVITGFRVSYGGAQDIYSIKPDLTCFGKIMGGGFPAAAFGGKKEIMDCLAPQGSVYQAGTLSGNPVAMQAGLTTLTLLEEAGFYEKLKEKTDLLLLPIKEKLKGKLACLQQVGSMFTLFFGKTQITCAEDTKDLDLERFAHFFRHAFERGVYFPPSQHEASFVSIVHTRENLEKTSNMVCDYIDQYLV; translated from the coding sequence ATGCCTGAATTGACGAGAGATTTAAGCAAAAAAAATTATTCTAGACTTTGTTCATTAATTCCAGGAGGTGTCAATTCTCCTGTAAGGGCTTTTCATGGTCTTGGAATACCTCCTATGGTGGTTGCGTCAGGAAAAGGTGATACGATTGTAGATGTGGATGGAAATGCATTCATAGATTATTGTGGGTCTTGGGGCGCTTTGATTTTGGGTCATGCTCATCCAGAGGTGATAAGCAAATCTTATGAGAAAATGCAGCTAGGGACATCTTTTGGTATTACAACAAAAGTGGAAGCAGATCTGGCTGAAAAGATTATTCAAAGAGTTCCATCCGTTGAAAAGATACGCTTTGTCTCTTCTGGAACAGAGGCCACTATGAGCGCTGCAAGGCTTGCAAGAGGGTATACAGGACGCAGCATTGTCATCAAATTCTCAGGGCATTATCATGGGCATAATGACTCTTTTCTTGTGAAAGCAGGGTCTGGATTATTCAAAAATAAATTGGCTTCATCCTCTCTTGGCATACCAGAAGATGTTATACAAAATACTGTTTGCTTACCTTTTAATGACAAAGAAGCCTTGAAAACATGCTTTCAAGAGGAAAGAATTCAAAAAAATCTTGCAGCTGTAATTGTAGAGCCTATTGCAGGTAATATGGGAGTAGTTCCGGGAGATGAGAGCTTTTTTAGTCTACTTCGAGAAGAGACAAAAAAAATAGGTGCACTGCTTGTGTTTGATGAAGTCATCACAGGTTTTAGGGTCTCTTATGGTGGAGCGCAAGATATTTATTCAATAAAACCAGACCTTACCTGTTTTGGCAAGATTATGGGGGGAGGTTTTCCAGCAGCAGCTTTTGGTGGAAAAAAAGAGATTATGGATTGCTTGGCACCCCAAGGCTCTGTTTATCAAGCAGGTACATTATCAGGAAATCCTGTAGCCATGCAAGCAGGCCTTACAACGCTGACATTATTAGAAGAAGCTGGTTTTTATGAAAAATTGAAAGAAAAGACGGATCTATTGCTTTTGCCTATCAAAGAAAAACTTAAAGGGAAACTTGCGTGCCTTCAACAGGTCGGTTCTATGTTTACTCTGTTTTTTGGTAAGACTCAGATTACTTGTGCAGAGGATACAAAGGATCTTGATTTAGAAAGATTTGCACATTTTTTTCGCCATGCTTTTGAAAGAGGGGTCTACTTTCCTCCCTCTCAGCATGAGGCATCCTTTGTTTCTATAGTCCATACTCGTGAAAATCTAGAGAAGACAAGTAACATGGTTTGTGATTATATTGATCAATATCTTGTGTGA
- a CDS encoding ankyrin repeat domain-containing protein — protein sequence MSNIKPCQLTQTGFQRFTNDLALLGKNDHEILEIVTTPEGKKSLTTINQGNLLMRFIRYIKYLFGYLPSDQKMVSLALAIFQKHFNFIKGSETNALNILKKLQLFTKIDNELTINFQTFSVFVRRYKERVEELAQLNNPNRRQVRNYANTINREEWFSPNGKDTALIAKDGTTIYLHSTYFKNATFLDGVELEEGQGPEASGSDIKYRIECPLFSEDVFNSFVDYLTDQHLLRSMNEEKLLALYKFADFLGHSQLENACAQALSHNYHPENHIIPFLMSHNLRPNNPLLERTAQSIKYLWECLSENPYCLKINYNVFLEMVKMQITNTNVIDAFMKALPFIGNDENLPKIQQEQIANLINLLKTKLTAWPKVHPIDQHISKKIFIPLLQCMHDLFNTKYKSFINTFILAPPKYGINAPTILLCALFTNHSVQSVQSALLKEPNIAQNVQFLLEHGANPNSDSFLPAAILSQNGDLIKLLLKYGANINESRWSGLTPLMIAAQNQQYEIVQELLQRGANIDATDQKGLTVIGRLANQIRSPDYRYPSTDHTPEEILVMIQEYQARNQAIRSSEESLPCGNGIADELL from the coding sequence ATGTCTAATATTAAACCATGTCAATTAACTCAAACAGGATTTCAAAGATTTACTAATGATTTGGCTTTGCTCGGAAAGAATGATCATGAAATATTAGAAATTGTAACCACTCCTGAGGGGAAAAAGTCCCTTACTACTATAAATCAGGGCAATTTACTCATGCGATTTATTAGATACATCAAGTATCTTTTTGGCTACCTACCCAGTGATCAAAAAATGGTATCTTTAGCACTTGCCATTTTTCAAAAACACTTTAACTTCATTAAAGGTTCAGAAACAAATGCTTTGAATATTCTAAAAAAGCTGCAGTTATTTACAAAAATAGACAATGAATTAACAATAAACTTTCAAACATTTTCTGTATTTGTACGACGATACAAAGAACGCGTTGAAGAACTTGCCCAACTCAATAATCCTAACCGAAGACAAGTTAGAAACTATGCTAACACAATCAACCGCGAAGAGTGGTTTAGTCCCAATGGTAAAGATACAGCCCTGATTGCCAAAGATGGAACCACTATTTATCTTCATTCGACATACTTTAAAAACGCTACTTTTCTTGATGGAGTAGAGCTAGAAGAAGGTCAGGGGCCAGAAGCATCAGGCTCTGACATAAAGTATCGTATAGAGTGCCCCTTATTTTCAGAAGATGTTTTTAATAGCTTTGTGGATTACTTAACGGATCAGCACTTATTACGTTCTATGAATGAAGAAAAGCTACTTGCATTATATAAATTTGCTGACTTCTTGGGTCATTCTCAGCTAGAAAATGCTTGTGCACAGGCTCTTTCTCACAATTATCATCCAGAAAATCATATTATTCCATTTTTAATGTCTCATAATTTACGACCAAATAATCCCTTATTAGAGCGCACAGCTCAATCAATCAAGTATTTATGGGAGTGCTTATCTGAAAACCCATACTGTCTAAAGATTAACTACAATGTCTTTCTTGAGATGGTTAAAATGCAAATCACCAACACCAACGTAATAGATGCTTTTATGAAAGCTCTACCGTTTATTGGTAACGATGAAAACCTTCCCAAAATACAGCAAGAGCAAATTGCTAATCTTATCAATTTATTAAAAACGAAACTAACAGCATGGCCAAAAGTACATCCAATAGATCAACATATATCTAAGAAAATTTTTATACCTCTTCTGCAATGCATGCATGATCTCTTTAACACAAAATATAAATCATTCATAAATACATTCATTTTAGCGCCACCAAAGTACGGGATCAACGCTCCAACCATTCTACTTTGCGCCTTATTTACGAATCATTCTGTTCAATCTGTCCAATCTGCTCTCCTTAAGGAACCTAATATAGCACAAAACGTACAATTTTTATTAGAGCATGGAGCAAATCCAAACAGTGATTCTTTCTTACCAGCAGCAATCCTTTCTCAAAATGGTGACTTAATAAAGCTACTACTTAAGTATGGAGCTAATATTAATGAAAGTCGATGGTCGGGGCTAACTCCTCTAATGATTGCAGCTCAAAACCAACAATATGAGATTGTGCAAGAACTTTTGCAACGAGGAGCAAATATAGATGCAACAGACCAGAAAGGCCTCACAGTCATCGGTAGACTTGCTAATCAAATACGAAGTCCAGACTATCGATACCCCTCTACTGATCACACCCCCGAAGAGATTTTGGTAATGATACAAGAATATCAAGCCAGAAACCAAGCTATAAGATCTTCTGAAGAAAGTTTGCCTTGCGGCAATGGCATCGCAGACGAATTGCTTTAA
- a CDS encoding ATP-binding cassette domain-containing protein encodes MVMISAKDIWKSYGNNNVLKGLSLDVEKGETVVILGRSGVGKSVLLRQIMGLERPDKGTIIVDNVSICELKGATLYKSLSQMGMLFQGGALFDSMTIGENTAFYLTQHGDPYTKKKLSEDEIQERVKTALSMVGLKDTEDKMPSDLSGGMKKRAALARLIVYRPSILLYDEPTTGLDPITAMQINELIVQTQKELNATSIVVTHDLRSAMTVGNRIALHHEGKIAHISEKELFLKSEDPLIKNFLQDALL; translated from the coding sequence ATGGTCATGATTTCAGCAAAAGACATTTGGAAAAGCTATGGCAATAACAATGTCCTAAAAGGGCTCAGCCTCGATGTTGAAAAGGGTGAAACCGTTGTTATTTTAGGCAGATCAGGTGTTGGAAAAAGCGTTTTGCTTCGCCAAATTATGGGACTTGAAAGGCCAGACAAAGGTACTATCATCGTAGATAATGTTTCAATTTGCGAACTAAAGGGAGCTACATTATATAAGTCTTTGAGCCAAATGGGAATGCTTTTTCAAGGAGGCGCTCTTTTTGATTCTATGACAATTGGTGAAAATACTGCTTTTTATTTAACACAACACGGTGATCCTTATACCAAAAAAAAGCTGTCGGAAGATGAGATTCAAGAACGTGTTAAAACAGCGCTTTCCATGGTTGGCTTAAAGGATACGGAGGATAAAATGCCCTCAGACTTATCTGGAGGCATGAAAAAACGAGCTGCCCTTGCTAGGCTAATCGTTTATCGTCCAAGTATTTTGCTCTATGATGAACCCACAACTGGGCTAGATCCCATTACTGCAATGCAAATTAATGAGCTCATCGTCCAAACACAAAAAGAGCTCAATGCAACAAGTATTGTTGTAACACACGATCTTCGCTCAGCTATGACTGTAGGTAACCGTATTGCACTACACCATGAAGGAAAAATTGCTCATATTTCAGAAAAAGAGCTGTTTTTGAAAAGCGAAGATCCTTTAATTAAAAACTTTTTACAAGATGCCCTGCTTTAG
- a CDS encoding NfeD family protein: protein MCIKHFFICLFLCFAYVLQGVEPINDQLAHFIKYDKNGPNVVGYIGINKKSEIDQSTWVYVRSSLELYKKIKPAFIILDLNTPGGELFSAEQISDALRDIDINYEIPVVAFIDNWAISAGALLAYSCRFIGVTKDASMGAAEPVIPSASGELTSASEKVNSAFRTDLANRARFFERNPLLAEAMVDKDVILVVREGVITKLEKEDQILPSDEVINGKGKLLTMSSEELIKYHVADFQLLPTKLIPITESEKEEGKWPSSKELLFQYPFFKAIPNVTIVAYEMDWKSAFFAFLAKPFVSSLLFLGLLMGFYVEFSSGGFGLAAAIGVICLVLIILSSFSVQAVNWLELTILLLGLLFIAIEVFVVPGFGIPGILGIVLTIAGLFLMMLPQIGSFEFSSVPGELTVTGELFLKRLGWLAGTLVVGVILIGLLARFVLPRVSRFSRLVHSGEQESSQGYVAGFNVLEGPRLGSIGIAFSPLRPSGKVMFDDKVFDAMSEGGFIEKGTRIELVRFDGSRMIVRIL from the coding sequence ATGTGTATAAAACATTTTTTTATTTGTTTATTTTTATGCTTTGCATATGTATTACAGGGCGTTGAGCCGATCAACGATCAACTTGCGCACTTCATTAAATATGATAAAAATGGCCCAAATGTTGTTGGATACATTGGCATCAACAAAAAAAGTGAGATCGATCAATCCACGTGGGTTTATGTCAGATCCTCTCTTGAGCTATACAAGAAGATAAAGCCTGCTTTCATTATCTTGGACCTAAACACACCAGGAGGAGAGCTTTTTAGTGCAGAGCAAATTTCAGATGCTCTTCGAGATATCGATATCAATTATGAAATTCCTGTCGTTGCATTTATTGATAATTGGGCAATTTCTGCAGGAGCCCTGCTTGCTTATTCTTGTCGCTTTATTGGCGTTACTAAAGATGCTAGCATGGGGGCAGCAGAACCTGTGATCCCATCTGCATCTGGTGAGCTTACTTCAGCTTCCGAAAAGGTAAACTCTGCATTTCGTACAGACCTTGCAAATAGAGCGCGCTTTTTTGAGCGCAATCCTTTACTTGCAGAAGCTATGGTAGATAAAGATGTCATTTTGGTAGTTCGAGAAGGCGTAATTACAAAGCTTGAAAAAGAGGATCAAATTTTACCCAGCGATGAAGTCATCAATGGTAAAGGAAAGCTCTTAACCATGAGTTCAGAAGAGCTCATTAAGTATCATGTTGCTGATTTTCAGCTGCTTCCAACAAAGCTTATACCTATTACTGAAAGTGAAAAAGAAGAAGGCAAGTGGCCTTCTTCCAAAGAGCTTTTATTTCAATATCCCTTCTTTAAAGCGATACCTAATGTGACAATAGTTGCCTATGAGATGGATTGGAAGAGCGCATTTTTTGCATTCCTTGCAAAGCCATTTGTTTCCTCCCTCCTCTTTTTAGGGCTGTTGATGGGATTTTATGTCGAATTTAGCTCTGGAGGTTTTGGTCTTGCTGCGGCCATTGGCGTTATTTGTCTTGTGCTCATCATATTATCTAGCTTTTCTGTACAAGCTGTAAACTGGTTAGAACTTACCATCCTTCTTCTTGGTCTTCTGTTTATTGCAATAGAGGTTTTTGTGGTGCCAGGTTTTGGCATACCGGGCATATTAGGTATCGTGCTTACAATAGCAGGTCTTTTTCTTATGATGCTTCCACAGATTGGTTCATTTGAATTTAGTAGTGTGCCAGGAGAGCTTACAGTTACAGGAGAGCTTTTTTTAAAAAGATTAGGATGGCTTGCAGGAACACTTGTCGTGGGTGTTATTTTGATTGGGTTGTTAGCACGTTTTGTGCTACCAAGAGTATCAAGGTTTAGCAGACTGGTTCATTCTGGCGAGCAAGAAAGCTCTCAGGGTTATGTTGCAGGGTTTAATGTGCTAGAAGGTCCAAGGTTAGGGTCTATAGGGATCGCTTTTTCTCCTCTTCGTCCCTCTGGAAAGGTTATGTTTGACGACAAGGTTTTTGATGCAATGAGTGAGGGCGGATTTATAGAAAAAGGTACAAGGATAGAACTTGTTCGCTTTGATGGAAGCCGCATGATTGTGAGGATTTTATGA
- a CDS encoding YggS family pyridoxal phosphate-dependent enzyme has protein sequence MTHYREVKKKVDNALALVGKDPSSVCIIAVSKGQSVDKILEAYNEGCRDFAENRVQELLEKRAFLPEDIRWHFTGTLQKNKVNKVVGAVALIHAVDTQELLEKIAEISRQKNLLTHVFLQVNISGEGTKHGLSILEWEKILDKCFLLENVSIDGLMTMAPKNADPLIIKECFADLKHTQEYWKQKFQRTLAFLSMGMSSDFVLALQEGASHIRIGSLIFQEEV, from the coding sequence ATGACTCATTATAGAGAGGTTAAGAAAAAAGTTGATAATGCACTTGCCTTGGTTGGAAAAGATCCCTCTTCTGTATGTATTATAGCCGTTAGTAAAGGGCAATCAGTAGATAAAATATTAGAGGCATATAACGAAGGGTGCAGAGATTTTGCTGAAAACCGGGTGCAAGAGCTTTTAGAAAAAAGGGCTTTTCTTCCAGAAGATATTCGCTGGCATTTTACAGGAACACTTCAAAAGAATAAGGTCAACAAGGTTGTAGGTGCTGTAGCGCTTATTCATGCTGTAGATACGCAAGAACTCTTAGAAAAAATTGCAGAGATAAGCAGGCAAAAGAATTTACTCACACATGTGTTTTTACAAGTAAATATATCGGGGGAAGGCACGAAGCATGGACTTTCCATTCTAGAATGGGAAAAGATTTTAGATAAGTGCTTTTTGCTGGAAAATGTTTCTATTGATGGTCTTATGACAATGGCGCCAAAAAATGCAGATCCACTTATCATCAAAGAGTGCTTTGCAGATCTTAAGCATACTCAAGAGTATTGGAAGCAAAAGTTTCAAAGAACGCTTGCCTTCCTTTCTATGGGAATGTCTTCTGACTTTGTTCTTGCTTTGCAAGAAGGAGCCTCGCACATTCGCATAGGCTCCCTCATTTTCCAAGAAGAAGTTTAG